The following coding sequences are from one Strix uralensis isolate ZFMK-TIS-50842 chromosome 6, bStrUra1, whole genome shotgun sequence window:
- the RPRM gene encoding protein reprimo: MNGSAAAGGLLAGAGTAALELERALRCCTAASVVTDGGGGAAAAAAEEERSLYIMRVVQIAVMCVLALTVVFGIFFLGCNLLIKSEGMINFLVKDRRPSKEAEAVVVGPY, translated from the coding sequence ATGAacggctcggcggcggcgggggggctgctgGCGGGGGCCGGGACGGCGGCGCTGGAGCTGGAGCGGGCGCTGCGCTGCTGCACCGCCGCCTCCGTGGTCACCGacggcggcgggggagcggcggcggcggcggcggaggaggaacGGAGCTTGTACATCATGCGGGTGGTGCAGATCGCCGTCATGTGCGTGCTGGCCCTCACCGTCGTGTTCGGCATCTTCTTCCTCGGCTGCAACCTCCTCATCAAGTCCGAGGGGATGATTAACTTTCTGGTCAAGGACCGGCGGCCCTCCAAGGAGGCGGAGGCGGTGGTGGTGGGGCCCTACTGA